The Pagrus major chromosome 17, Pma_NU_1.0 genome includes a region encoding these proteins:
- the emc2 gene encoding ER membrane protein complex subunit 2: MASVSDMYDVGWEEMRDKLRKWREENCRNSEQIVDVGEELISEHASKLGDDIWIIYEQVMIAALDCSRDDLALTCLQELEKQFSDSHRVKRLSGMRLEALERYDEANKDYDAILQDDPTNTAARKRKISILKAQGKSTEAIRELNEYLEQFVGDQEAWHELSELYINEHDYGKAAFCLEELMMTNPHNHLYCEQYAEVKYTQGGLENLELSRKYFAQALRLNNRNMRALFGLYMSASHIAASPKVSAKVKKDNMKYAAWAATQINRAYKLAGRGTKENKCSMKAVEEMLESMQITMS, from the exons ATGGCGTCGGTGTCAGATATGTACGATGTTGGCTGGGAAG AGATGAGAGACAAACTGCGAAAGTGGAGAGAAGAGAACTGCAGAAACAGTGAACAAATTGTGGATGTTGGTGAAGAGCTCATCAGTGAGCATGCATCGAAACTGGGAGATGACA TATGGATTATTTATGAGCAGGTGATGATCGCAGCGCTGGACTGCAGTCGGGATGACTTGGCTCTG ACCTGTCTACAGGAACTGGAGAAGCAGTTTTCAGATAGCCACAGAGTGAAGCGATTATCGGGCATGAGGCTGGAAGCCCTGGAAAG gtACGACGAAGCCAACAAGGACTACGATGCTATTCTCCAAGACGACCCCACCAATACG GCGGCGAGGAAGCGCAAGATCTCCATACTGAAGGCCCAGGGGAAGAGCACTGAAGCCATCCGGGAGCTCAATGAGTATCTGGAGCA gtttgtTGGGGACCAAGAAGCATGGCATGAGTTGTCAGAGCTCTACATCAACGAACACga CTATGGAAAAGCTGCGTTTTGTCTGGAGGAGCTGATGATGACCAATCCTCACAATCACTTGTACTGTGAGCAGTACGCTGAG gtgaAGTACACGCAGGGGGGGCTGGAAAACCTGGAGCTGTCCAGAAAGTATTTTGCCCAGGCGCTGAGGCTGAACAACCGAAACATGAGGGCATTGTTTGGTCTGTACATG TCTGCAAGTCACATCGCTGCCAGTCCAAAAGTTAGTGCCAAGGTGAAGAAGGACAATATGAAGTACGCTGCTTGGGCTGCCACTCAAATAAATAGAGCCTATAAG